A stretch of the Candidatus Zixiibacteriota bacterium genome encodes the following:
- a CDS encoding DMT family transporter gives MEFLGEIAAITTAICWAFTSIFFTQAGRIIGSFNVNKIRLIMAVTIYCVALLITTGRILPANLTSQQYFWLGLSGVVGLVIGDGAGFKAMVMIGPRLMMLIYSSAPIFATILGWLWLGEKLGPYDLLGIALTIFGISWVVLERKNRSSNYVQQGHPDSGNLARGVILGIIAGMGQGTGLVIAKYGMLSAGESVPAMPAAFIRMLAAMAVIWLISGLRGRIPDTIKAVKNAKAMAFSFGGAMFGPFMGVWMSLVAVQYIEAGIAATLNSTTPIWIIPFVIFFYKEKVSLRAWLGAVITVGGITLLMLN, from the coding sequence ATGGAATTCCTCGGCGAAATAGCGGCCATCACCACCGCCATCTGCTGGGCCTTTACATCGATCTTCTTCACCCAGGCCGGGCGGATTATCGGCTCGTTCAACGTAAACAAAATACGCCTCATCATGGCGGTCACCATCTACTGCGTCGCCCTGCTCATCACCACCGGAAGAATCCTCCCCGCCAATCTGACCTCACAACAATATTTCTGGCTGGGGCTCTCCGGTGTGGTGGGACTGGTCATCGGCGATGGCGCCGGGTTCAAGGCGATGGTCATGATTGGCCCGCGCCTGATGATGCTCATCTACTCCAGCGCGCCAATCTTCGCGACTATACTGGGTTGGCTCTGGTTGGGCGAAAAACTCGGGCCCTACGACCTTCTGGGTATCGCCCTGACAATATTCGGTATCAGTTGGGTGGTGCTCGAAAGAAAGAACCGTAGCAGCAACTATGTACAGCAGGGGCACCCGGATTCCGGTAATCTCGCCAGAGGGGTGATTCTCGGTATAATCGCCGGGATGGGTCAGGGGACGGGACTGGTCATCGCCAAGTATGGCATGCTGAGCGCCGGAGAGTCGGTCCCGGCAATGCCGGCGGCGTTTATCCGGATGCTGGCGGCGATGGCGGTTATTTGGTTGATCTCCGGTCTTCGCGGCAGGATCCCCGATACAATCAAGGCTGTCAAAAACGCGAAGGCGATGGCGTTCAGTTTTGGCGGGGCGATGTTCGGGCCGTTTATGGGGGTGTGGATGTCGCTGGTGGCGGTGCAGTATATAGAAGCAGGGATAGCCGCAACTCTGAATTCGACTACCCCTATCTGGATAATTCCGTTCGTTATTTTCTTTTACAAAGAGAAAGTCTCTCTACGTGCCTGGCTGGGTGCAGTTATCACTGTTGGCGGCATTACTTTGCTCATGCTCAACTGA
- a CDS encoding cupin domain-containing protein — protein sequence MKLRKEEMPMALELPVAKFRVSEAEDMAMAYVELAAGADATPLLKGLPGDKCQCPHWGYMLKGAIHVHYADGTTEVCKAGEMFYWPAGHTVRVDEDTAFVEFSPRLELKHVYDHIGKKLTAAS from the coding sequence TTGAAGTTACGCAAAGAAGAGATGCCAATGGCCTTGGAATTGCCGGTCGCAAAATTCCGTGTTTCTGAAGCTGAAGACATGGCTATGGCCTATGTTGAGTTGGCGGCTGGTGCGGATGCCACGCCACTGCTTAAGGGTCTACCCGGTGATAAGTGCCAGTGCCCGCATTGGGGCTATATGCTCAAAGGGGCAATTCATGTTCACTATGCTGATGGAACCACGGAAGTCTGCAAAGCGGGTGAGATGTTCTACTGGCCCGCCGGGCACACCGTTCGGGTTGACGAAGATACCGCCTTCGTTGAATTTAGTCCAAGACTGGAGCTGAAGCATGTCTACGATCACATCGGTAAGAAACTAACAGCGGCGTCTTGA
- a CDS encoding sugar phosphate nucleotidyltransferase, translating to MQAVILAGGKGTRLQPYTTEIPKPLVPLGGKPIIEILLGRMKKHGVTDVVISVNHLAHLIAAVLDDGKRLGLNITYSLEDQPLSTVAPLKLIKRLDDNFIVANGDILTDLDFKTLYDYHLKNGAVLTVATHRRLNKIDYGVIKAGPDRMVTAFEEKPVYDFTVSMGVYVFSREVLKFVPDGEPFGFDHLMLKLLDQKQRIATYPFDGYWMDIGRPDDYDQAKLDIQSNPGLSE from the coding sequence ATGCAAGCTGTCATACTCGCCGGAGGAAAAGGCACCCGCCTTCAACCCTACACAACCGAGATTCCCAAACCGCTCGTCCCGCTGGGCGGCAAACCGATTATAGAGATTCTTCTGGGACGGATGAAAAAGCACGGTGTTACCGATGTTGTCATATCGGTCAACCATCTGGCGCATCTGATCGCGGCGGTGCTCGATGATGGCAAACGGTTGGGGCTGAACATAACCTACTCGCTCGAAGACCAGCCGCTTTCGACTGTCGCGCCGCTGAAACTGATCAAGAGGCTCGATGATAATTTTATCGTGGCTAACGGCGATATTCTCACGGATCTGGATTTCAAGACGCTCTACGATTATCATCTCAAGAACGGCGCGGTGTTGACTGTTGCCACGCATCGGCGGTTGAACAAAATCGACTATGGTGTTATCAAGGCGGGGCCTGACCGGATGGTGACCGCTTTTGAGGAGAAGCCGGTTTATGATTTCACGGTGTCGATGGGGGTGTATGTTTTTTCGCGCGAGGTTTTGAAGTTTGTCCCCGATGGTGAGCCGTTCGGGTTTGATCATTTGATGTTGAAGTTGCTTGACCAGAAGCAGCGGATCGCGACATATCCTTTTGATGGTTACTGGATGGACATTGGCCGCCCCGACGATTACGACCAGGCCAAACTCGACATCCAATCCAACCCCGGCTTGTCAGAGTAA
- the raiA gene encoding ribosome-associated translation inhibitor RaiA: MLKKISARHFDLTDEMKATAESEMEGLTRYFENIISAELVLDTERHRRLAELKVKVYKDVLTGTADTDDMYNSIAQAVDKVKAQLKKYKGKLKHKDPEQITETMEVLTKPTTDVDGVDI, translated from the coding sequence ATGCTAAAGAAAATATCTGCTCGTCATTTTGATCTGACAGATGAAATGAAAGCAACAGCGGAAAGCGAGATGGAGGGGCTGACCCGGTATTTCGAAAATATCATCTCCGCTGAACTGGTTCTCGACACCGAAAGACACCGGCGTCTCGCCGAATTGAAAGTGAAGGTTTATAAGGACGTGCTTACCGGCACGGCCGACACCGATGATATGTACAATTCGATTGCTCAGGCCGTTGACAAAGTAAAGGCCCAGCTCAAAAAGTACAAGGGCAAGCTCAAACACAAAGACCCCGAGCAGATTACGGAAACGATGGAGGTTCTGACCAAACCGACCACCGATGTTGATGGAGTTGACATTTAG
- a CDS encoding tetratricopeptide repeat protein codes for MREMKDDRAALLDSYLEHEKWPEARGIIRDLLRKQPDSHWLLTNLALTYYEQRKYAKALEISKAALKTTPNCPLVLWNHAGTLEMLGRRARAIQIYRTLIQRGSRRRSYGNCWESARWTESLVNDCRYRLALCYRDLGRKNTASRYFGEHLRRRRPGVPSIYSRKEVLEKLNQLRSS; via the coding sequence ATGAGGGAAATGAAAGACGATAGAGCGGCTCTATTGGACAGCTACTTAGAGCACGAGAAGTGGCCCGAGGCGAGAGGCATCATCCGTGATCTACTGAGAAAACAACCAGATAGCCACTGGCTGTTGACAAATCTTGCCCTGACATATTACGAGCAACGAAAATATGCTAAGGCGCTCGAGATCTCTAAGGCTGCGCTCAAGACGACGCCCAATTGCCCACTGGTTCTCTGGAACCACGCGGGAACTCTTGAAATGCTTGGCAGGAGAGCGCGGGCTATTCAAATTTACAGAACCCTGATCCAACGAGGCTCTCGTAGACGCAGCTATGGGAATTGTTGGGAAAGCGCCCGGTGGACGGAATCGCTGGTGAATGATTGCCGATATCGATTGGCGCTATGCTATCGGGACCTCGGGCGCAAGAATACCGCATCCCGTTACTTTGGGGAACATTTACGTAGAAGACGCCCGGGTGTACCGAGTATCTACTCTCGAAAGGAAGTTCTGGAAAAGTTGAATCAACTCCGATCATCCTGA
- the rpoN gene encoding RNA polymerase factor sigma-54, giving the protein MKLGLQLRLKQTLAPQLIQSLKMLQMPILKLEQTIRHELAINPLLEEIEELDLEQEKPEEQESEFEVAEAEKDKEKEDKFEWEEFLFDDEEGYKVREQREERDTPFESAGNTEPSLYAHLAEQLSLLKLSEEENLIGEYIIGNISPEGYLTISVPEMAAELDLDASKIEAVLKIIQRFDPTGVGARDLRESLMRQLEEKGLEGSLAYRIVDEHIHELDRKSILQVAKLMNVSVEKAQQAMNVIKQLSPTPTHGRFDSGAMPVIPDLVVERYGDEYVVFHNDSYMPRLRINAGYKELIRRGNNSSKDTKQYIKQKLEQARWLLNAINQRRTTMINVMEAIIEEQSEFFEQGPAFLKPMIMEQIAQKVNMNVATISRVSNGKYVQTPFGVYEIKYFFNSGISMADGEDMSKRSVKQRIEEIIKAEPPDKPLSDQEIYRMLNGEGIKLARRTVTKYREELKIQPARLRKRVAET; this is encoded by the coding sequence ATGAAATTAGGACTCCAGCTCAGATTAAAGCAAACGCTTGCTCCTCAGCTTATTCAGTCGCTGAAGATGCTTCAGATGCCCATTCTGAAATTGGAGCAGACCATTCGTCACGAGCTGGCGATCAATCCTTTGCTCGAGGAGATCGAAGAGCTCGATCTTGAACAGGAGAAGCCGGAAGAGCAGGAATCCGAGTTCGAGGTTGCCGAAGCCGAGAAAGACAAAGAGAAGGAAGACAAGTTCGAGTGGGAGGAGTTTCTTTTCGATGATGAGGAGGGCTACAAGGTCCGTGAGCAGCGCGAGGAGAGAGACACGCCATTCGAGTCCGCCGGCAACACGGAGCCGAGCCTCTACGCGCACCTTGCCGAACAATTATCACTTCTGAAATTATCCGAAGAAGAGAACCTGATCGGCGAGTATATCATCGGGAATATCTCACCCGAGGGTTATCTCACTATCAGCGTCCCCGAGATGGCGGCCGAGTTGGATCTTGATGCTTCGAAGATCGAAGCGGTGCTGAAGATTATTCAGCGGTTCGATCCGACCGGTGTGGGTGCGCGCGATCTGCGCGAGTCACTCATGCGCCAGCTTGAAGAAAAAGGTCTTGAGGGGAGTCTGGCGTATCGGATTGTCGATGAGCATATTCATGAACTGGATCGCAAATCGATACTTCAGGTCGCCAAGCTGATGAATGTATCGGTGGAGAAGGCGCAGCAGGCGATGAATGTCATCAAGCAGCTTTCTCCGACGCCGACGCACGGGCGGTTCGACAGCGGCGCTATGCCGGTGATACCGGATCTGGTTGTCGAGCGGTATGGTGATGAGTACGTGGTGTTCCACAACGACAGCTACATGCCGAGGCTTCGTATCAACGCCGGCTACAAAGAGCTGATTCGTCGGGGAAACAACTCCAGCAAAGACACCAAGCAGTATATCAAGCAGAAGCTCGAGCAGGCTCGCTGGCTGCTGAACGCCATCAATCAGCGCCGCACCACCATGATCAATGTCATGGAGGCGATTATCGAAGAGCAGAGCGAGTTTTTCGAGCAGGGTCCGGCGTTTCTCAAACCGATGATCATGGAACAGATCGCGCAGAAAGTTAATATGAACGTGGCGACTATCAGCCGCGTTTCGAACGGCAAGTATGTTCAGACGCCGTTTGGTGTCTACGAGATAAAATACTTCTTCAATTCCGGTATATCGATGGCTGATGGTGAGGATATGTCCAAGCGGTCGGTCAAGCAGCGGATCGAGGAGATTATCAAGGCGGAGCCGCCGGATAAGCCGCTGTCGGATCAGGAGATTTACCGGATGCTCAACGGTGAGGGGATTAAGCTCGCGCGCAGGACCGTTACGAAATACCGCGAGGAGCTGAAAATCCAGCCCGCACGATTAAGAAAGCGCGTAGCTGAAACCTGA
- the lptB gene encoding LPS export ABC transporter ATP-binding protein has protein sequence MTTLESKNLRKYYRKRAVVDEVSIVVNPGEVVGLLGPNGAGKTTTFYMIIGFIRPDGGDVFLGDRNLSHLPMYRRATLGIGYLAQEASVFRKMTVEENIMSILQFRRMKRKERRERLEELLNELDISHLRKSKAYTLSGGERRRVEITRALVNDPKFILLDEPFAGIDPIAVEDIQKIIGRLVERGLGVLITDHNVRETLSICDRAYIMCDGKILKAGTSEFLANDAEARKIYLGEKFKLN, from the coding sequence ATGACAACGTTGGAATCGAAGAACCTGCGTAAATACTATCGCAAACGGGCCGTGGTTGACGAGGTTTCCATTGTTGTTAATCCGGGCGAAGTTGTTGGCCTGCTTGGACCTAACGGGGCCGGCAAGACTACCACTTTTTACATGATTATCGGTTTTATCCGCCCCGATGGCGGCGATGTATTTCTTGGTGACCGCAATTTGAGCCATCTGCCAATGTATCGCCGGGCCACTCTGGGAATTGGTTACCTGGCGCAGGAAGCCTCGGTTTTTCGCAAGATGACGGTGGAAGAGAACATCATGTCGATTCTCCAGTTCCGCAGAATGAAGCGCAAGGAGCGCCGCGAGAGGCTTGAGGAGCTGCTTAATGAACTCGATATCTCCCACCTGCGCAAGAGCAAGGCGTATACCCTTTCGGGCGGGGAGCGTCGACGGGTGGAGATAACGAGGGCGTTGGTGAACGACCCGAAATTCATTCTCCTCGATGAACCGTTTGCGGGGATAGACCCGATCGCGGTGGAGGATATTCAGAAGATTATCGGTCGGTTGGTTGAGCGTGGTTTGGGGGTGCTGATAACCGACCACAATGTGCGCGAGACATTGTCGATCTGCGACCGGGCTTATATCATGTGCGACGGCAAGATACTCAAGGCGGGAACCTCGGAGTTTCTGGCCAATGACGCGGAGGCAAGAAAGATTTATCTGGGGGAAAAATTCAAGCTCAATTAG
- a CDS encoding NAD(P)-dependent oxidoreductase: MTDSNKSILVTGGAGYIGSVLTGLLLNRGYKVRVIDKLKFGGASLIPYLPHPKFEFITGDICRQDDLKPALEHIDAVVHLAAVVGDPACAKFPEEAERTNKDGSELLARLAIKEGVERFVFASTCSNYGKMDDPDGFVDESSPLRPVSLYAELKVGFEQYLMKLIQKGFTPVILRFATAYGLSPRPRFDLTVNEFTRDLALGKKLEIYGEKFWRPYCHTIDLARAVIAALDAASDKVSKKAFNVGSTSENYQKKTLAKMILKELPDAKDLVSYVHRDEDPRDYRVNFERIKTDLAFETTKTVPDGIKELVFAIKSGLIDNPDSPAYRNL, encoded by the coding sequence ATGACCGATTCCAATAAATCCATACTCGTCACCGGCGGAGCCGGTTATATCGGCTCGGTCCTGACCGGACTGCTCCTCAACCGCGGCTACAAAGTACGCGTGATCGATAAACTCAAGTTCGGCGGCGCCTCCCTGATTCCCTATTTGCCCCACCCCAAATTCGAGTTCATCACCGGCGACATCTGCCGGCAAGATGACCTCAAGCCCGCCCTGGAACATATCGATGCTGTCGTGCACCTGGCCGCCGTTGTCGGCGACCCGGCCTGCGCGAAATTCCCCGAAGAAGCCGAAAGGACCAACAAAGACGGATCCGAACTTCTCGCCCGCCTCGCTATCAAAGAAGGTGTCGAGAGGTTTGTCTTCGCCTCGACATGCAGCAATTATGGCAAGATGGATGACCCCGATGGGTTTGTCGATGAATCCAGTCCGCTTCGCCCGGTCTCACTCTACGCCGAACTCAAGGTCGGTTTCGAACAGTACCTGATGAAGCTCATCCAGAAAGGCTTCACGCCGGTCATTCTCAGGTTCGCCACGGCCTATGGTTTGTCGCCCCGTCCGCGCTTCGACCTCACTGTCAACGAATTCACCCGCGACCTCGCCCTCGGCAAGAAGCTCGAAATCTATGGCGAAAAATTCTGGCGTCCCTATTGCCACACTATCGATCTCGCGCGCGCTGTCATCGCCGCTCTCGATGCTGCCTCCGACAAAGTATCCAAGAAAGCGTTCAACGTGGGTAGTACATCGGAGAACTATCAGAAAAAGACGCTGGCTAAAATGATCCTCAAAGAGCTTCCCGACGCCAAAGACCTCGTCAGCTATGTTCACCGAGATGAGGACCCGCGCGATTACCGCGTGAATTTCGAGCGGATCAAAACCGACCTCGCCTTCGAGACGACAAAAACCGTCCCCGATGGTATCAAAGAGCTTGTGTTCGCCATCAAATCCGGTTTGATTGATAATCCCGATAGCCCCGCTTACCGAAACCTTTGA